AGCACCCAGACGGCGTTCCGTGAGCTGCTGAGCGCCAGTGAACGACAGCAGGTTCCGCTGTTCGCCATGGCCGGAGCGCTGGTCAATCTGGCCGGCCGGCACGCCAACGCCCAGCCGGCCGGCGCGGCAGCGGAGCAGGGCGCCCAGCGGGAATGGGGCGAGGAGTTCCTGGCGGTGGACGACGCCGCTGCCAAGCGGCGCCCGGTCAACAGATGGCTGTGACGACCGATCACCAGACCGTGGGGCTCCCCCGGAAGGACTCGAACCACCGGGACGGCATTGTCCGATAGGCTGCCTGCGCAAAAACCGCATGATTAACAGCGATCACCGCCTGGTGTTCATGACCAACGGCTGCGGAAAATGGAAGTCCGCCGGGTGAGCCGTCACCGCGCAGGTCCGTAGCCGTACGTGTAATTCTCGGTGTCCCAGTTCATGGTGGCGTGATATTTTCTGCCGGTTGATGTGCCGTCACCGTTGTTCTTGGTCGCGACGAAGCAGTCGAACACGGTCGTCTTCGCGGTCAGGTCGTCAGTTGATCCACCTCCGACGGGGGAACACGATACCGACAACACTGGGCCGTCGAACAATCCGTCGGCAACATGCTTTTGCGCCATCGTCTTGATCGACACCTCTATATCCATGACAGCTAGGGCACGCTTGGCACGCTTGGCATCGGCATCACGTCGAGCCTGATCTGCCGCCTGGGCGTCCGCGGCGGCTTTGGCAGCCGCGGCCTTTGAAGATGACGCTGCACTCGCTTCGTTGCGCAATTGCGTGTCGTGGTCTTTCTTCCAGAAAACGCCGATCGCGATCGTGACAAGGACGATTAGCGCTATGACGGAAGCAATCACAACCCGTTTCTTGCTACCGCCAAGTTCCATTGCCATCGATGAGACGACACTGTCGTCGGGATCCTTGGCCGTCG
This genomic stretch from Mycobacterium paragordonae harbors:
- a CDS encoding ANTAR domain-containing protein, which encodes MSEAHSDESQTTRAIDMAVGILVGWRRCSTQTAFRELLSASERQQVPLFAMAGALVNLAGRHANAQPAGAAAEQGAQREWGEEFLAVDDAAAKRRPVNRWL
- a CDS encoding zinc ribbon domain-containing protein, with translation MTDDKRIVLCSHCAAKLRVPADGTQKRFKCAKCGEHTTIQLGLALANNATAKDPDDSVVSSMAMELGGSKKRVVIASVIALIVLVTIAIGVFWKKDHDTQLRNEASAASSSKAAAAKAAADAQAADQARRDADAKRAKRALAVMDIEVSIKTMAQKHVADGLFDGPVLSVSCSPVGGGSTDDLTAKTTVFDCFVATKNNGDGTSTGRKYHATMNWDTENYTYGYGPAR